A genomic segment from Necator americanus strain Aroian chromosome III, whole genome shotgun sequence encodes:
- a CDS encoding hypothetical protein (NECATOR_CHRIII.G11829.T1): MCNATHIGETGGNAGERINEHMAGNRPKSLITPLGRHRHEAYNGNDYDVKCVMLAHETEISAKKTLKVFWILGRNPSMNNRNECLTNEFLPLVPSRDL; the protein is encoded by the coding sequence ATGTGCAATGCAACTCATATTGGGGAGACCGGTGGGAATGCTGGAGAAaggattaatgaacatatGGCAGGAAACCGACCAAAAAgcttgataacaccactaggaaggcataGACATGAGGCCTACAATGGAaacgattatgatgtgaaatgcgttatgctggctcacgaaacagaaatatcggcaaagAAGACGTTGAAAGTGTTTTGGATTCTTggaagaaacccttcaatgaataataggaatgaatgcttaacgaatgagttcttgccacttgtaccgtcCCGTGATCTGTGA
- a CDS encoding hypothetical protein (NECATOR_CHRIII.G11830.T1): MAWRHCSNASGPHFQQQRAPLPLGPSSGGSLGSQAGTPTSNTTPGRGAHIAEDSSILDPVKEDPEINIRSLATRIGCGHSAVLSRLQILDYKKVLARWIPHTLTDGTRFTRVSICYLSFFARKEFLENFITGNESWVLYDSNAHRAVWLPRGEDAS; the protein is encoded by the coding sequence ATGGCGTGGCGGCATTGTAGCAACGCCAGCGGCCCGCATTTTCAACAGCAGAGGGCACCACTACCATTAGGACCGTCAAGCGGTGGTTCGCTGGGTTCGCAAGCGGGGACACCGACTTCGAACACAACTCCCGGTCGGGGCGCCCACATTGCTGAAGACTCCTCCATTCTCGACCCTGTCAAAGAGGATCCGGAGATCAACATTCGCAGTCTTGCGACGAGAATCGGATGCGGCCATTCGGCAGTCCTCAGTCGCCTCCAGATCCTCGACTACAAAAAAGTGCTGGCTCGATGGATCCCTCACACCCTGACGGATGGCACTCGGTTTACCCGGGTATCCATCTGTTatctctccttcttcgccCGAAAGGagtttctcgaaaattttatTACTGGAAATGAGAGTTGGGTCCTCTACGACTCTAACGCGCACCGTGCCGTGTGGCTGCCTCGAGGAGAAGACGCAAGCTAA